The Aurantiacibacter gangjinensis genome includes a region encoding these proteins:
- the rpsB gene encoding 30S ribosomal protein S2 codes for MAAPTVTMQQLIEAGAHFGHQTHRWNPRMKPYIFGARNGVHIIDLSQTVPLMARALDFVSSTVRAGGKVLFVGTKRQAQEPIAEAARSCGQHFVNHRWLGGMLTNWKTISGSIRELKNLEEKLAGDTSLLTKKEVLQLTRKKDKLEMSLGGIRDMGGIPDVMFVIDANKEDLAIKEAGVLGIPVIGVLDTNVDPSGIAFPIPGNDDASRAVRLYCDAIAAAASTGSTEGVVDSGADIGAMDAPPAEAAAEEPKAEEAKADA; via the coding sequence ATGGCGGCTCCTACCGTCACGATGCAGCAATTGATCGAGGCCGGCGCACATTTCGGCCACCAGACCCACCGTTGGAACCCGCGCATGAAGCCGTATATCTTCGGCGCGCGCAACGGCGTTCACATCATCGACCTGTCGCAGACCGTGCCCCTGATGGCGCGCGCACTCGACTTCGTGTCCTCCACCGTGCGCGCAGGCGGCAAGGTGCTGTTCGTCGGCACGAAGCGCCAGGCGCAGGAGCCGATTGCCGAGGCAGCGCGTTCGTGCGGCCAGCACTTCGTCAACCACCGCTGGCTGGGCGGCATGCTCACCAACTGGAAGACGATCTCCGGCTCCATCCGCGAGCTGAAGAACCTCGAGGAAAAGCTGGCCGGCGACACCAGCCTGCTGACCAAGAAGGAAGTCCTCCAGCTGACGCGCAAGAAGGACAAGCTGGAAATGTCGCTGGGCGGCATTCGCGACATGGGCGGCATTCCGGACGTGATGTTCGTGATCGACGCCAACAAGGAAGACCTCGCCATCAAGGAAGCAGGCGTGCTCGGCATCCCGGTGATCGGCGTGCTCGACACCAATGTCGATCCTAGCGGCATCGCTTTCCCGATCCCGGGTAATGACGACGCCAGCCGCGCCGTGCGCCTGTATTGCGATGCGATCGCAGCAGCCGCCTCGACCGGCTCGACCGAAGGCGTGGTGGATTCAGGTGCCGACATCGGCGCCATGGACGCACCGCCCGCCGAAGCGGCTGCCGAGGAACCCAAGGCGGAAGAGGCCAAGGCCGACGCCTGA
- a CDS encoding CDP-alcohol phosphatidyltransferase family protein: MSGDINDGRGDPSDDFDQDDTAPPGPAWLGPRASEGEFVTRSRGGRGLSMRAVLPNAITTAALASGLTSILFAVAEQWPQAVFAMIIAGILDTMDGRVARLLKAQSRFGAELDSLADSAGFGIAPALVLYLWALVEAPRFGWLAALAYAICCALRLARFNAQIDADDGPRKKAGYLTGVPAPMGAGFAFMPMYLWLATGQDIFRDPLLVGPWVIFIALLMVSSIATPSWKSLRPKGDAKLALIALAGLMVGGLLLETWWTLILIGVVYMALIAWAAIGYGRIRRANARAAAADGSATPPPSQKPLAVDEVEQALAKKRD; this comes from the coding sequence ATGAGCGGCGATATAAACGATGGCCGGGGCGACCCTTCCGACGATTTCGACCAGGACGACACAGCACCGCCGGGGCCTGCATGGCTCGGTCCGCGGGCAAGCGAGGGCGAGTTTGTGACCCGTTCGCGCGGAGGTCGTGGGCTTTCGATGCGGGCCGTGCTGCCCAATGCCATTACGACCGCTGCGCTTGCATCGGGGCTGACCAGCATCCTTTTTGCCGTGGCGGAGCAATGGCCGCAGGCCGTGTTCGCCATGATTATTGCCGGCATTCTCGACACGATGGATGGGCGTGTTGCGCGGCTGCTGAAGGCGCAGTCGCGCTTCGGGGCGGAGCTGGACAGCCTCGCCGATTCCGCCGGGTTCGGCATCGCGCCTGCGCTGGTGCTCTATCTCTGGGCGCTGGTCGAGGCGCCGCGCTTCGGCTGGTTGGCGGCGCTGGCTTACGCTATTTGCTGCGCGCTGCGCCTCGCGCGCTTCAACGCGCAGATCGATGCTGACGACGGGCCGCGCAAGAAAGCCGGATATCTCACCGGAGTGCCTGCACCGATGGGAGCGGGTTTTGCTTTCATGCCCATGTATCTCTGGCTGGCGACCGGCCAAGATATTTTCCGTGATCCATTGCTGGTGGGGCCCTGGGTCATCTTCATTGCCTTGCTGATGGTATCGAGCATTGCCACACCAAGTTGGAAATCGCTGCGGCCCAAGGGCGATGCGAAGCTGGCTCTGATTGCCTTGGCTGGCCTGATGGTCGGCGGCCTGTTGTTGGAGACGTGGTGGACGCTGATCCTGATCGGAGTCGTCTATATGGCGCTGATTGCGTGGGCGGCGATCGGTTATGGCCGCATAAGGCGGGCTAACGCGCGGGCTGCTGCTGCCGACGGGAGCGCTACACCGCCGCCATCGCAAAAGCCTCTTGCGGTCGACGAAGTCGAACAGGCTTTGGCGAAGAAGCGCGATTGA
- a CDS encoding phosphatidylserine decarboxylase, with the protein MSGELRDNRGRGEAEWGLPAVHPEGRKFGVIAIGVALFFGLVVGWEALGWLLAALSAGIFAFFRDPERVVPQGDNAIVSPADGQVSLIAQVPPPVEMQNAAEDGSPGLGSDPVTRISIFMSVFDVHINRSPIAGTIRRIIYVPGRFMNADLDKASDDNERQHMLVERADGTRIAFTQIAGLVARRIVPFVKPGDIVAAGQRIGLIRFGSRVDIYLPAGTDAKVLLGQRVIAGETILAEIGTTGLLEGVNQ; encoded by the coding sequence ATGTCAGGTGAACTCAGAGACAATCGCGGTCGCGGCGAGGCGGAATGGGGCTTGCCGGCGGTCCATCCCGAAGGCCGCAAATTCGGTGTCATCGCCATCGGTGTCGCGCTGTTCTTCGGGCTGGTCGTGGGATGGGAAGCGCTAGGCTGGCTTCTGGCGGCGCTTTCTGCAGGCATCTTCGCCTTCTTCCGCGACCCGGAGCGGGTCGTGCCGCAGGGTGACAATGCCATTGTATCGCCAGCCGATGGGCAGGTTTCACTGATCGCACAGGTTCCGCCGCCGGTGGAAATGCAGAATGCTGCAGAAGATGGCAGTCCGGGCCTCGGCAGCGACCCGGTGACGCGCATCTCCATTTTCATGTCGGTCTTCGATGTGCACATCAATCGCTCTCCGATTGCCGGTACGATCCGGCGTATCATCTATGTGCCGGGCCGCTTCATGAATGCCGATCTCGACAAGGCGAGTGACGATAATGAGCGCCAGCACATGCTGGTGGAGCGGGCCGATGGCACGCGCATCGCCTTCACCCAGATCGCGGGGCTCGTGGCGCGGCGGATCGTGCCTTTCGTGAAGCCGGGCGACATTGTGGCGGCTGGCCAGCGCATCGGGCTGATCCGTTTTGGCAGCAGGGTTGATATATATCTGCCTGCTGGCACGGACGCCAAGGTGTTGCTGGGCCAGCGCGTGATTGCAGGCGAGACTATCCTTGCCGAGATCGGCACGACGGGCCTGCTGGAAGGGGTCAATCAATGA
- a CDS encoding helix-turn-helix domain-containing protein, whose amino-acid sequence MAGKTLYLGPRLKKLRRDLGLTQANMASDLDISASYIALMERNQRPVTAEMLLKLATTYRIDVADLADANADETSARLQSALRDPLFADIDIAPLDVEDIATSYPGMAEALLRLHTAFGEEQLALAARREQSGTGNGESAADAVAEARAFLAARRNCFPSLDDSAAEQARRLDSFEAMRAHIAEAHGLDVQVADDGLMRGGTRWHDYHRRRIYVAERLPASGRRFQAALQLAILEQGDAIAAIAQQGRFASEDGRALVHRALQSYWAAALLMPYHAFRKGAEALRYDIEALAARFDVSFEQAAHRLTTLQRPGEEGVPFFFLRVDRAGNVSKRLDGAGFPLARHGGACPLWNIHEVFAKPFQVDAQMIEMPDGERYVSIARTVRAGGGGFGERRVLRSVALACSALHAGRLVYGDVLADVEPVPIGVSCRLCHRPRCIARSAPPMGRELVPARFRESGVPFDFSVN is encoded by the coding sequence ATGGCCGGAAAAACGCTGTATCTTGGCCCGAGACTGAAAAAGCTGCGACGCGATCTGGGGCTTACGCAAGCTAATATGGCGAGCGACCTCGACATCTCTGCCAGTTACATCGCGCTGATGGAGCGCAACCAGCGTCCGGTGACGGCGGAAATGCTGTTGAAGCTCGCTACGACCTATCGCATCGACGTGGCCGATTTGGCAGACGCGAATGCCGACGAAACATCGGCCCGCCTGCAATCTGCGCTGCGTGACCCTCTTTTTGCCGACATCGATATTGCGCCACTCGATGTGGAGGACATCGCCACATCCTATCCGGGCATGGCCGAGGCGCTCCTCCGATTGCATACCGCTTTCGGAGAAGAGCAGCTGGCTCTGGCCGCGCGGCGCGAACAGAGTGGTACTGGCAACGGAGAAAGCGCGGCGGACGCGGTCGCGGAAGCGCGCGCTTTCTTAGCGGCGCGCCGCAATTGCTTCCCTTCGCTCGACGATAGCGCGGCAGAGCAGGCGCGCCGCCTCGACAGTTTCGAGGCGATGCGCGCACATATCGCCGAGGCGCATGGGCTGGATGTGCAGGTCGCCGATGACGGATTGATGCGCGGCGGCACGCGCTGGCACGATTATCACCGGCGACGGATCTATGTTGCAGAGCGGCTGCCTGCATCGGGCAGGCGTTTCCAGGCCGCGTTGCAACTCGCCATATTGGAGCAGGGCGATGCCATCGCGGCGATCGCCCAGCAAGGGCGCTTCGCCAGTGAAGACGGGCGCGCGCTCGTCCACCGCGCCTTGCAATCCTACTGGGCGGCTGCGCTCCTGATGCCCTACCACGCCTTCCGGAAAGGCGCCGAGGCACTCCGCTACGATATCGAGGCGCTGGCCGCGCGCTTCGATGTCAGCTTCGAGCAGGCCGCGCACCGGCTCACCACTTTGCAGCGTCCGGGCGAGGAGGGCGTGCCGTTCTTCTTTCTGCGCGTCGACAGGGCGGGTAATGTGTCCAAGCGGCTGGACGGGGCGGGATTTCCGCTCGCACGGCATGGGGGCGCATGTCCGTTGTGGAACATCCATGAGGTGTTTGCGAAACCCTTCCAGGTCGATGCGCAGATGATCGAGATGCCCGATGGCGAGCGATACGTGTCGATCGCCCGCACCGTGCGCGCGGGCGGCGGCGGTTTCGGCGAACGCCGCGTGCTTCGTTCGGTGGCGCTCGCCTGTTCTGCCCTACATGCTGGCCGACTGGTCTATGGCGACGTGTTGGCGGACGTGGAGCCTGTTCCGATCGGTGTATCGTGCAGGCTTTGCCATCGCCCACGCTGCATCGCGCGTTCGGCCCCACCCATGGGCCGCGAACTCGTGCCCGCCCGCTTCCGCGAGAGTGGCGTCCCCTTCGATTTCTCAGTGAATTAA
- a CDS encoding isocitrate lyase — protein sequence MTYFAEIHRQTGIKQRDGANWQAIDPEFAARLRQQNKFQTGLDIARYTANIMREDMAAYDADPSAYTQSLGCWHGFIGQQKMISIKKHFGETKGRYLYLSGWMVAALRSEFGPLPDQSMHEKTSVPALIEELYTFLRQADARELGGLFRELDAAREAGDETAAANAQKAVDTHQTHVVPIIADIDAGFGNAEATYLLAKKMIEAGACALQIENQVSDEKQCGHQDGKVTVPHEDFLQKIRAIRYAFLELGVPEGIIVARTDSLGAGLTKQIAYSTEAGDLGDQYNAFLDCEEVDTASIGNGDVLITREGKLLKPKRLPSNLYQFRSGTGEDRVVLDCITSLQNGADLLWIETEKPHVEQIAGMVDRIREVVPNAKLVYNNSPSFNWTLNFRQQVFDAWEAEGRDMQMYDRDRLMSQHYDDSELAIEADEKIRTFQRDAAQRAGIFHHLITLPTYHTAALSTDNLAKRYFGEEGMLGYVKQVQREEIRQGIACVKHQNMAGSDIGDDHKEAFAGEAALKAGGAHNTMNQFAA from the coding sequence ATGACCTATTTCGCAGAAATCCATCGCCAGACCGGTATCAAGCAGCGCGATGGCGCAAACTGGCAGGCCATCGATCCGGAATTCGCTGCGCGGCTGCGCCAGCAGAACAAGTTCCAGACCGGACTCGACATCGCCCGCTATACGGCGAATATCATGCGGGAAGACATGGCGGCCTACGATGCCGATCCGTCGGCCTATACGCAGTCGCTGGGTTGCTGGCACGGATTCATCGGCCAGCAGAAGATGATCTCCATCAAGAAGCATTTCGGCGAGACGAAAGGCCGCTACCTCTACCTTTCCGGCTGGATGGTCGCTGCGTTGCGTAGCGAATTCGGCCCCCTGCCCGACCAATCCATGCACGAAAAGACAAGCGTTCCCGCACTGATCGAGGAACTGTACACCTTCCTGCGGCAAGCCGATGCGCGTGAGCTGGGCGGCCTGTTTCGGGAGCTCGATGCAGCGCGCGAGGCCGGTGACGAAACGGCAGCGGCAAACGCGCAAAAGGCCGTCGACACGCACCAGACACATGTCGTGCCGATCATCGCGGACATCGATGCAGGTTTCGGCAATGCCGAGGCGACCTACCTGCTCGCCAAGAAAATGATCGAGGCCGGCGCCTGCGCCTTGCAGATCGAAAACCAGGTGTCGGACGAAAAGCAATGCGGCCACCAGGATGGCAAGGTGACCGTGCCGCATGAGGATTTCCTGCAGAAGATCCGCGCCATCCGCTACGCTTTCCTCGAGCTGGGCGTGCCCGAAGGTATCATCGTTGCCCGCACGGACTCGCTCGGTGCGGGCCTCACCAAGCAAATCGCCTACTCGACCGAGGCAGGCGACCTTGGCGACCAGTACAACGCTTTCCTCGATTGCGAGGAGGTGGACACCGCCTCCATCGGCAATGGGGACGTGCTCATCACCCGCGAAGGCAAGCTGCTGAAGCCCAAGCGCCTGCCGTCCAATCTCTACCAGTTCCGCAGCGGAACGGGCGAGGATCGCGTGGTGCTGGACTGTATCACCAGCCTCCAGAACGGTGCGGACCTGCTGTGGATCGAGACCGAGAAACCGCATGTGGAGCAGATCGCCGGCATGGTGGATCGCATCCGCGAGGTCGTGCCCAATGCCAAGCTGGTCTACAACAATTCGCCCAGCTTCAACTGGACGCTCAACTTCCGCCAGCAGGTGTTCGATGCCTGGGAGGCCGAGGGCCGCGACATGCAGATGTATGATCGTGACCGCCTGATGAGCCAGCATTACGACGATAGCGAGCTGGCGATCGAAGCGGACGAGAAGATCCGCACCTTCCAGCGCGATGCAGCGCAGCGTGCGGGAATCTTCCACCACCTCATCACCCTGCCGACCTATCACACGGCGGCGCTGAGCACGGACAATCTCGCCAAGCGCTATTTCGGCGAGGAAGGCATGCTCGGCTACGTCAAGCAAGTGCAGCGCGAGGAAATCCGCCAGGGTATCGCCTGTGT